Part of the Woronichinia naegeliana WA131 genome, AACATCCCCATCTCGATTATTGGCTCAATATTGTTGAACTTTTTAGTGAAAATAGTCCTTTATTAATAGTAAAAAATGAACTTGGCGACAGACCCGTTAAAATAGACGAAGCCCAACTAAAGGGACGCTTTGAAAATCTAAAAGAGAGCTTACCGACTAATTTAGGTAATCCCCAGGGCGGATCGGGTTTAGAACTAATCAAAAAAGCGATTATTTATCATATTTCTCAACTTTCTCACATTGGTAATTCTCTTCCCAAGACTTGGATTAAAGTGCGAGAAAAATTAGAAGAGGATGAACGCAATTATATTTCTCTAGATCAATACTTGCAAATCTGTGATCAAAATGGCTTCAAATTCAAACAGGAAAGTGTTACCGATGGTCGCTTAGTTCTCAGTCAATATTTCCATGATTTAGGCAGTATTCTCCACTTCCAAGAAGACCAAACTTCTCCTCTTTATAAAACCGTTATTCTCAAACCTAAATGGGGAACGGATGCCGCTTATAAGGTATTAGATAATAATCAAGTTAAACAAAATTTAGGCAAATTTACAACAATTGAACTTAAGCAAATTTGGCAGGATGCAGAATACAAAGATATGCAGTCTGAACTGCTAGAATTGATGCTAAAATTCAAACTCTGTTATCCTTTACCCAACGCAAAAAATACCTACATTGCTCCCCAACTTCTCGATGCGAATCAACCTGAATATTCCTGGAATGATAGCGATAATTTACTGTTAAACTATGAATATAATTTTATGCCGAGGGGAATTTTAACTCGCTTTATTGTAGAAATGCACAAATATATTGACGAACCAAATGTTTGGTTAACAGGTGTTTTGTTAAAACGTGACGATACCTGGGCAGAGGTAACTGAAACTTATGATCGTCGTGAAATTAAAATTCGCCTTTCGGGAAAGAATAAACGGGACTTTTTAGCAGTCATAACCCATCAACTAGATGAAATTCATGATAGCTTTAAACAACTCAAAGTTAAAAAACTCATTCCCTGTAATTGTGATGTTTGTAAAGATAGCCAAAACCCCCATTTTTATAAATTTGACCAACTACGGAAATTTGTGAATAATAATATTCCTGATACTCGCTGTGATGAATCTTTATTAATCGTTAATGTACTTAGTCTAATTGATGATGTTTTTGGCCGCGACAACTTTTTCAGGCAAGAACAGAACAGGGAAAATCCTGGTATTATTGTCTATGGAGATGTTCACGGAGATATTAAAATGCAAAATCCCCAACAAGGTGACATTCACGAAGAAATTCAAGTTGTTAATCATCAACCAATTATTGTAAATCCTCCTGAAAATCCTAAGCCGCTAAAAGTTAAAAGTGCCTGGGCAAATGGTTCTTTTTATCTCTTTGTTTTTGTCGTTGTCGTTGCAGGCATTGGCTTTTTAGGCAAACAATTAGATTTTATCGTTCTCTGTGTTGTCATTATTGCAGGAGTTTTATTTGTTCCCCTGATCGGTGCATTGCAACTTAAACAAGACGATCGCCTAAAGGATGAAAGTTTTTTAGCCTTAATGAAAATGGTCATTGGCAGTTTACCGCTTATTGGTAATCCCCTGCGAGGAATTTTAAATCCCCAAAAAGAGGACAAAAATTAATATTGATAGAGGGTTCAAGCCTTGAACCCCTACCGACCAATTGCCATTTTAGGGGTGTAAGGTTTACGCCCAAAGGTAGCAAATTTAACTCAACTCTTGCCTTTATAATTGCATGAGATTACCTAATGTCAAATCCGCTTTTATTAATCTTAATAAACTACGAAACTATAGCCTCAACCCAGAACGCGATCGCGGCAAATATTACATCTTTGACAAATATTATAATTGTTTGTCGGAGCAACTATTTTAGAGTCCTATTCTCAGAGAATTATCGAGCAATTAATAATTTTATCAATCAAAATTATGCTGATGAAACAGAGTAAGATTCATCAAATTTTCTTGTCTGGCAAAATTTTCAAACCTTAGATAAATTAAGAAAGAAATTAGATACAAAGTTGTATTCTTTTTCTCAAGACGAATTAGGGTATTTAACGGGATGGTCTTGGATTTTGACTGCTTTATGTCTGTCAGGTATTTAGAAATTTGGTACAAGGGTGCCATGTCTAAGGACTTTGGTAATTTGGTGATTATGAAGACTGCGGGTTATGCTTGCAAGAAATTTTACTGGGTATTGCATGAGATCAGGGATAGACTGGTATAAAAAACGTACCAAAGGGGGTTTTAATAATCCCCTTTTTAATATGTGACTCTCTATTATGTATTAAAGGTTATCGTCAAGGTTAGTTTATTGCTGGGCCAAAAATTGGTTTTGGAGCAAATTTTTTAGGCATTCAGCAAGAGCGTAACCCAAAAATTAATGCTGTTAACTGCCTAACCTAATTTTACAAATGTTCGGATTTATTAATTTACATAAACCCCAGGGCTGGACATCCCACGATTGCGTGGCCAAGGTACG contains:
- a CDS encoding ADP-ribosylation factor-like protein; this translates as MLELDLRNNQLSKLPDISHLQNLSGLDLSYNQLRELPDISHLQNLSRLDLSYNQLSKLPDSISLLKNLSGIGLRNNQLSKLPDSISLLKNLSRLDLANNKLSELPDSIGNLQNLLRLDLSSNQLRELPDSIGNLQNLLMVHSTNNQLRKLPNSIGNLQNLLRLDLSSNQLSKLPDSFSRLQNLSELDLSDNPLVNPPIEIAYRGIEAIRQYFRDKAEEGEDRLYEAKLIIIGEGGAGKTTLARKILDANSSMPKAEETTKGIDVLEWHFSMENDQDFRVNIWDFGGQAIYHATHQFFLTKRSLYLLVVDSRKEHPHLDYWLNIVELFSENSPLLIVKNELGDRPVKIDEAQLKGRFENLKESLPTNLGNPQGGSGLELIKKAIIYHISQLSHIGNSLPKTWIKVREKLEEDERNYISLDQYLQICDQNGFKFKQESVTDGRLVLSQYFHDLGSILHFQEDQTSPLYKTVILKPKWGTDAAYKVLDNNQVKQNLGKFTTIELKQIWQDAEYKDMQSELLELMLKFKLCYPLPNAKNTYIAPQLLDANQPEYSWNDSDNLLLNYEYNFMPRGILTRFIVEMHKYIDEPNVWLTGVLLKRDDTWAEVTETYDRREIKIRLSGKNKRDFLAVITHQLDEIHDSFKQLKVKKLIPCNCDVCKDSQNPHFYKFDQLRKFVNNNIPDTRCDESLLIVNVLSLIDDVFGRDNFFRQEQNRENPGIIVYGDVHGDIKMQNPQQGDIHEEIQVVNHQPIIVNPPENPKPLKVKSAWANGSFYLFVFVVVVAGIGFLGKQLDFIVLCVVIIAGVLFVPLIGALQLKQDDRLKDESFLALMKMVIGSLPLIGNPLRGILNPQKEDKN